One stretch of Acidobacteriota bacterium DNA includes these proteins:
- a CDS encoding protein kinase, translating into MLSVGTQLGPYELISPIGAGGMGEVWRARDKRLEREVALKILPTEFASNAQLKLRFEREAKTISQLNHPHICVLHDVGEASLETRDSALAGDPSLEPRAPSLSYLVMELIDGESLAARIAKGPLPLPDVLKYGAQIAEALDRAHRAGVVHRDLKPGNVMITKSGAKLLDFGLAKSDIRLSLPGSSQPPVAVDEPTAFRPQEPLTAEGTILGTFQYMAPEQLEGIEADSRTDIFALGCVLYEMATGKRAFDGKTKTSLIAQIVSGEPRPIRNMQPLTPPALEHVIARCLEKDPDDRWQSAHDVASELKWISEAGSQAGAAVPIVRRRARRELTAWMLAAVAMIGGGISLFYSAMKSEPTLPVMRFAVPLAADPRVAEAYGNVVISPDGTRIVYVGRDGEASNLWIRKIGELDSIRLAGSQGASQPFFSPDGNWIGYFTRHQMWKLAVAGGVPVPVAKVAYARGGSWGDDGSIVYAPFYYSALMRISADHGTPEPVTELREAEGERNHRWPQMLPGSRSFIYTIGFGESFDEGVIVAQTFGSDERHVLVRGGFGARYLSSGHLVYMRKNSLYAVEFDPESLEVRGDSIPVLDGIANNLAGNGEYSVSTSGIIAYLPAGATFDEGGKLAMFDRGGNRLDVPLPDRQVWVRFSPSGDAIAGAPGYEIWSWDLKRGSASRITSEFRAYGPTWSPDGRRIAFGYEKDGPWAVYSRATDGSDLPAPLFDSGSPTVPSDWSPDGSKLLVMVSSAATSDDVGIVDLESGQMSWVVQTESSEIQAVFSPDGEWIAYCSDESGQWEVYIRNLHHGGRWQISTSGGGQPVWTYANEIFFKSGRRLLKVDVEMEPEFRASAATVVLEAPFSEFDISPDGQRIILVERAESGPTQDYLHVVVNWFDELKQRVKQ; encoded by the coding sequence ATGCTTTCCGTCGGTACCCAGCTCGGCCCTTATGAACTGATCTCGCCCATTGGTGCTGGCGGCATGGGAGAAGTGTGGCGGGCGCGGGACAAGCGCCTGGAGCGTGAGGTCGCATTGAAGATCCTCCCCACTGAATTCGCGTCGAACGCGCAACTGAAGCTGCGATTCGAGCGCGAGGCGAAGACGATCTCGCAGCTCAATCACCCGCATATCTGCGTGCTGCATGATGTCGGCGAAGCGAGTCTCGAGACTCGAGATTCGGCACTCGCGGGGGATCCGAGCCTCGAGCCCCGAGCTCCGAGCCTCTCCTACCTCGTCATGGAGCTGATCGATGGCGAATCGCTCGCCGCGCGAATCGCGAAGGGGCCGCTCCCCCTGCCAGACGTTCTGAAGTACGGCGCGCAGATCGCCGAGGCGCTCGACCGGGCGCATCGCGCGGGAGTGGTCCACCGCGATCTCAAGCCGGGGAATGTCATGATCACGAAGTCGGGTGCGAAACTCCTCGACTTCGGACTGGCAAAAAGTGATATCCGCTTAAGCCTCCCCGGGTCATCTCAGCCACCTGTAGCTGTGGACGAACCCACGGCATTCCGGCCGCAGGAGCCGCTCACCGCCGAGGGAACGATTCTCGGAACGTTCCAGTACATGGCGCCCGAGCAGCTCGAGGGGATCGAGGCAGACTCGCGTACGGACATCTTTGCGCTCGGGTGCGTGCTCTATGAGATGGCGACCGGAAAGCGGGCATTCGACGGAAAGACGAAGACGTCGCTCATCGCTCAGATCGTGAGCGGCGAGCCACGCCCGATTCGCAACATGCAGCCGCTCACTCCACCGGCGCTCGAGCACGTGATCGCCAGATGTCTCGAGAAAGATCCCGACGACCGGTGGCAGTCGGCACACGACGTCGCGAGCGAGCTGAAGTGGATCAGCGAAGCAGGATCGCAGGCGGGTGCTGCGGTGCCGATTGTCAGGCGTCGGGCTCGACGGGAACTCACAGCGTGGATGCTTGCCGCAGTCGCGATGATCGGCGGCGGCATCTCCCTCTTCTACAGTGCGATGAAATCCGAGCCAACACTTCCGGTGATGCGGTTCGCAGTCCCCCTCGCCGCAGATCCGCGGGTCGCGGAGGCGTACGGAAACGTTGTGATCTCACCAGACGGAACGAGGATCGTCTATGTCGGCCGGGACGGAGAGGCATCGAATCTCTGGATCCGCAAAATCGGAGAGCTCGACTCGATACGACTCGCCGGCAGCCAGGGCGCCTCGCAACCATTCTTCTCTCCCGACGGAAACTGGATCGGCTACTTCACCCGGCATCAGATGTGGAAATTGGCGGTAGCCGGTGGTGTCCCCGTCCCTGTCGCAAAAGTTGCCTATGCCAGGGGAGGATCGTGGGGAGATGACGGTTCGATCGTCTACGCGCCGTTTTACTATTCAGCACTGATGCGCATTTCCGCGGACCACGGAACGCCGGAGCCGGTCACCGAGCTCCGAGAGGCGGAGGGAGAGCGGAATCATCGATGGCCGCAGATGCTTCCCGGAAGCCGCAGCTTCATCTACACCATCGGATTTGGCGAAAGCTTTGACGAAGGCGTGATCGTGGCGCAAACCTTCGGAAGCGACGAGCGACACGTTCTCGTCCGCGGCGGATTCGGAGCGCGTTACCTGTCGAGTGGTCACCTGGTCTACATGCGAAAGAACTCGCTTTACGCCGTGGAGTTCGATCCGGAGAGTCTCGAGGTTCGCGGCGACTCGATCCCCGTTCTCGACGGCATCGCCAACAATCTGGCGGGGAACGGAGAGTACTCCGTCTCGACCAGCGGCATTATTGCCTATCTTCCCGCCGGCGCCACGTTCGACGAAGGAGGAAAACTGGCGATGTTCGACCGCGGCGGGAATCGGCTGGACGTCCCACTCCCCGACCGGCAGGTCTGGGTGCGCTTCTCGCCGTCGGGGGATGCAATCGCGGGAGCGCCCGGATACGAAATCTGGAGCTGGGATCTGAAGCGTGGTTCGGCCTCACGCATCACTTCCGAGTTTCGCGCCTACGGCCCGACGTGGAGCCCGGACGGACGGCGTATCGCTTTCGGCTATGAGAAGGATGGCCCATGGGCCGTCTACTCCCGTGCAACGGATGGAAGCGACCTGCCCGCGCCTCTGTTCGATTCGGGATCACCGACAGTCCCCTCCGACTGGTCGCCTGATGGAAGCAAACTGCTGGTGATGGTGAGCAGTGCCGCAACCTCGGACGACGTAGGAATCGTCGATCTCGAAAGCGGACAGATGAGCTGGGTCGTCCAGACCGAAAGCTCTGAAATTCAGGCCGTCTTTTCTCCGGATGGTGAGTGGATTGCCTACTGCTCCGACGAGTCCGGGCAGTGGGAAGTGTACATCCGAAATCTGCACCATGGCGGCAGATGGCAGATTTCGACTAGTGGGGGCGGGCAACCAGTCTGGACATATGCGAACGAAATCTTTTTCAAGAGCGGCAGAAGACTTCTGAAGGTGGACGTGGAAATGGAACCCGAGTTCCGCGCAAGTGCGGCGACAGTCGTCCTCGAGGCACCCTTTTCCGAGTTTGACATCAGTCCTGACGGCCAAAGAATCATTCTCGTGGAAAGGGCCGAAAGCGGGCCGACGCAGGATTATCTCCACGTCGTCGTGAATTGGTTCGACGAACTGAAACAGCGGGTAAAACAGTGA
- a CDS encoding protein kinase translates to MTNIHSGNRLGPYEVISRIGAGGMGEVWRARDTRLERDVAVKILPAEFASNAQLKLRFEREAKTISQLNHPHICVLHDVGEASLETRGSGLAGDPSLEPRAPSLSYLVMELIDGESLAERIAKGPLPLTDVLKYGAQIAEALDRAHRAGVVHRDLKPGNVMITKSGTKLLDFGLAKSDIRLSLPGSSQPPVAVDEPTAFRPQEPLTAEGTILGTFQYMAPEQLEGIEADPRTDIFALGCVLYEMATGKRAFDGKSKTSLIAQIVSGEPRPIRDMQPLTPPALEHVIARCLEKDPDDRWQSAHDVASELKWISEAGSQAGVITPLRIRKRRRDQLFLALCLITGLAAAGVLGYFLARKSAPKPHYQFTIPGIDRTYRAASLARISPDGSKVVFNAAGVDHPQSLWVRSLDSFEVRPVEGSEGAGVVSWSPDSRSIAFLAAGRLHRVDADGGPVQVLADVPTAVGIEWGPEGRILVGSTRQGIRMVPANGGAPVGITKPDAAQHDLGHAFPTFLPDGRRFLFITFTREPNRDVQPHRLMAASIDSPEIRYIGDVPSRVQYVAPGYLLFVRNGILLAAPFDEEDLSFTGDPIVVSEHVYYFLPTGAASFSVSNNGILTVQEPRTGSTLRWIDHSGLNLGAFPAQPREYSSAPRFTADGTRLLAAVADPSIGTFDLWFFGVERETSTRLTYEPGWEASPLLSPDGGRIYYASDRSGVPDIYVKELDSQRDDALVLAEPGVQIPRDISPDGRYLLYATDKEPAMKRDLWVAPLEGDAEPFPFVRSPFAENHARFSPDGKWVSYTSDESGQSQVYIKPFPGPGPARQISLSGGTSPAWSQNGETLFYLAGTRLLSSSVSDPGEDPQTIFDNPDLSGFEVAPDGRRLLVLMKRDFDASPPTRVMVNWPRLLENRQ, encoded by the coding sequence ATGACGAACATTCACAGTGGCAACCGGCTGGGTCCTTACGAGGTGATCTCCCGCATTGGCGCTGGCGGCATGGGGGAGGTGTGGCGTGCGCGCGACACGCGCCTGGAGCGCGACGTCGCCGTGAAAATCCTCCCGGCCGAGTTCGCGTCGAACGCGCAGCTCAAGCTGCGATTCGAGCGCGAGGCGAAGACGATCTCACAGCTCAATCACCCGCATATCTGCGTGCTGCACGACGTCGGCGAAGCGAGTCTCGAGACTCGAGGCTCGGGACTCGCGGGGGATCCGAGCCTCGAGCCCCGAGCCCCGAGCCTCTCCTACCTCGTCATGGAACTGATCGATGGCGAATCGCTTGCCGAGCGAATCGCGAAGGGGCCGCTCCCCCTGACAGACGTCCTGAAGTACGGCGCGCAGATCGCCGAGGCGCTCGACCGGGCGCATCGCGCGGGAGTGGTCCACCGCGATCTCAAGCCGGGCAATGTCATGATCACGAAGTCGGGTACGAAACTCCTCGACTTCGGCCTGGCAAAAAGTGATATCCGCTTAAGCCTCCCCGGGTCATCTCAGCCACCTGTAGCTGTGGACGAACCCACGGCATTCCGGCCGCAGGAGCCGCTCACCGCCGAGGGAACGATTCTCGGAACGTTCCAGTACATGGCGCCCGAGCAGCTCGAGGGGATCGAGGCAGACCCGCGTACGGACATCTTTGCACTCGGGTGCGTGCTCTATGAGATGGCGACCGGAAAGCGGGCATTCGACGGAAAATCGAAAACGTCGCTCATCGCGCAGATCGTGAGCGGCGAGCCACGCCCGATTCGCGACATGCAGCCGCTCACTCCGCCGGCGCTCGAGCACGTGATCGCCAGATGTCTCGAGAAAGATCCCGATGACCGGTGGCAGTCGGCACACGACGTGGCGAGCGAGCTGAAGTGGATCAGCGAGGCCGGATCGCAGGCGGGTGTGATCACCCCGCTTCGAATCAGAAAGCGCCGACGCGACCAGCTTTTTCTCGCGCTCTGCCTGATCACTGGCCTCGCGGCTGCCGGAGTCCTCGGCTATTTCCTTGCGAGGAAGAGCGCGCCGAAACCGCACTACCAGTTCACGATTCCCGGGATCGACCGCACCTATCGCGCTGCCTCTCTCGCACGCATCTCGCCGGACGGTTCGAAGGTGGTCTTCAACGCCGCCGGGGTCGACCACCCCCAAAGCCTATGGGTCCGATCGCTCGATTCCTTTGAAGTCCGGCCAGTTGAGGGTTCTGAGGGAGCGGGCGTCGTATCCTGGTCCCCCGACAGCAGATCGATTGCCTTTCTCGCCGCGGGGCGGCTTCATCGGGTGGACGCGGATGGTGGCCCGGTGCAGGTACTTGCGGACGTTCCAACCGCCGTCGGAATCGAATGGGGACCGGAAGGGCGTATCCTGGTCGGCTCGACGCGACAAGGAATCCGGATGGTCCCCGCGAACGGAGGAGCCCCGGTCGGGATCACCAAACCTGACGCTGCGCAACACGACCTCGGACACGCTTTCCCTACGTTCCTTCCGGATGGCCGGCGGTTTCTTTTCATCACGTTCACCCGGGAACCGAACCGGGACGTGCAGCCACACAGACTGATGGCAGCGTCCATCGACTCTCCGGAGATCAGGTACATTGGCGACGTTCCATCGAGAGTTCAGTATGTGGCCCCCGGATACCTGCTCTTCGTCCGGAACGGCATTCTTCTCGCCGCGCCGTTCGATGAAGAGGATCTCTCCTTTACTGGAGATCCGATTGTCGTGAGCGAGCACGTCTACTACTTTCTCCCGACGGGCGCCGCGAGTTTCTCTGTGTCGAACAACGGGATTCTGACCGTCCAGGAGCCGCGTACCGGCTCGACCCTGCGATGGATCGACCATTCGGGGCTGAATCTCGGCGCCTTTCCGGCACAGCCGCGCGAGTACTCGAGTGCTCCGCGATTCACGGCCGACGGCACGAGACTTCTGGCTGCCGTTGCTGATCCCTCCATCGGAACCTTCGATTTGTGGTTCTTCGGCGTCGAGCGTGAGACCTCGACCCGCCTCACCTACGAGCCGGGATGGGAGGCTTCGCCTCTCCTGAGCCCGGACGGCGGGCGGATCTATTACGCCTCGGACAGGTCGGGTGTGCCCGACATCTATGTGAAAGAGCTCGACAGTCAGCGCGATGATGCACTCGTGCTTGCCGAGCCGGGTGTGCAGATCCCGAGGGACATCTCGCCCGACGGACGCTATCTCCTCTACGCCACCGATAAAGAGCCGGCGATGAAGAGAGATCTATGGGTCGCGCCGCTCGAGGGTGACGCCGAGCCGTTTCCGTTCGTTCGCTCTCCGTTCGCGGAGAACCATGCGCGGTTCTCTCCCGACGGTAAATGGGTGAGCTACACATCGGACGAATCGGGGCAGTCGCAGGTCTACATCAAACCATTCCCCGGCCCCGGACCAGCGCGACAGATCTCCCTCAGCGGCGGGACCTCTCCGGCCTGGAGTCAGAACGGAGAGACGCTCTTCTATCTGGCCGGCACCAGGCTGCTGTCTTCGAGTGTGAGCGATCCTGGTGAGGATCCGCAAACCATCTTCGACAATCCCGACCTCTCCGGATTCGAGGTCGCTCCGGATGGCCGCAGGCTTCTGGTCCTCATGAAGCGTGACTTCGATGCCTCGCCACCGACCCGTGTGATGGTGAACTGGCCGCGCCTCCTCGAGAACAGGCAGTGA
- a CDS encoding serine/threonine-protein kinase has product MSITTGARLGPYEIIDSLGAGGMGQVWRARDTRLDRQVAIKVLPSGFAENAEFLQRFEREAKAISSLNHPHICTLHDAGEARLETRESGLAEDSSLEPRPPSLHYLVMELIEGESLADRLKKGALPLHEVLRYGRQIASALDAAHRRGVIHRDLKPGNIMLTRSGAKLLDFGLAKSSAGGQGVIEGLTSLPTEHKPLTQEGTILGTFQYMAPEQLEGTEADARTDIFALGAVLYEMATGRRAFQGGTKTSLIAAIVSQQPEPISDVTPMTPPALDHVVRRCLEKDPDDRWQSAHDIASELQWISEAGSQAGVASSVAIRRKTRERLAWILAGLTTVVALVFVALWIGGRREPEPLETSVWSIIAPAELRYDYGFGGLTISPDGKRIAFLGRSEDANTRIWIRRSDALEPRRLQGTEGAVAPFWSPDSRSVAFFADGKLKRIDADGGPAQVLADALQPRGGTWGPDGTIVFCPAYAELHTLSLSGGGAKPLTKLREGETNHRWPVFLSDGRHLLYLAQAADRGAANDQSAIYVLDVESGKEKRLIEVNSAPIWSSAGYLLFWKEGYLLAQRLDVERLELRGQPFPVAEGVDYTNWEYPVAAVSDTGTLVYHTASGAGQSELVWYDRGGTPIETVLREGTDFGFALSSDDRRIVFMIVNDRSAGADLWIRDLERKTQSRLTFQAGDEFRPFWSTDDEWIYYGGSEGGHDNIYRKRSNGLGSHEMLLTEAWPQDIFPDGDKLLITVLDRENGAEDIAIASIETGKTEPLIATPFEESQARLSPDARYLVYTSMESGVPEVYVQSLEKGGKWQLSTIGGVWPLWIGDEIFFMNPPRTELWVVPVSTNAGLVVGTPAKLLELPFMHGRLRPYTVSSDGGRILAGTFGSTATSSPLTLVENWHVRYEDQAR; this is encoded by the coding sequence ATGTCCATCACGACTGGTGCTCGCCTCGGTCCTTACGAGATCATCGACTCGCTCGGCGCGGGTGGGATGGGGCAGGTGTGGCGTGCGCGGGATACGCGCCTCGACCGCCAGGTCGCGATTAAGGTGCTGCCGTCCGGTTTTGCTGAGAACGCCGAATTCCTGCAGCGATTCGAGCGGGAAGCGAAGGCGATCTCTTCGCTGAATCATCCGCACATCTGCACGTTGCATGACGCAGGTGAGGCGAGGCTCGAGACTCGAGAATCGGGACTCGCGGAAGATTCGAGCCTCGAGCCTCGACCCCCGAGCCTCCACTATCTCGTGATGGAGCTGATCGAGGGTGAGTCGCTCGCGGACCGGCTGAAGAAGGGAGCGCTTCCGCTTCACGAGGTGCTCAGGTACGGGCGGCAGATCGCGTCGGCGCTCGATGCTGCCCACCGGCGGGGTGTGATCCATCGCGATCTGAAGCCGGGCAACATCATGCTGACCAGGTCGGGTGCGAAGCTTCTCGATTTCGGTCTCGCCAAGTCTTCCGCGGGAGGTCAGGGCGTCATCGAAGGTCTGACGAGTCTTCCGACCGAGCACAAGCCGTTGACGCAGGAGGGCACGATCCTCGGGACGTTCCAGTACATGGCGCCGGAGCAGCTCGAGGGAACCGAGGCGGATGCGCGAACCGACATCTTCGCGCTCGGTGCGGTCCTGTACGAGATGGCGACGGGCCGTCGCGCGTTTCAGGGTGGGACGAAGACGAGTCTGATCGCGGCGATCGTCTCGCAGCAGCCGGAGCCGATCTCCGACGTAACACCGATGACACCACCGGCACTCGATCACGTCGTTCGGAGATGCCTCGAAAAAGATCCGGACGATCGCTGGCAGTCGGCGCACGACATCGCGAGCGAGCTGCAGTGGATCAGCGAAGCGGGATCCCAAGCGGGTGTGGCCAGCTCCGTGGCGATTCGGAGAAAGACGCGGGAACGTCTCGCCTGGATTCTGGCCGGATTGACAACCGTGGTGGCGCTGGTGTTTGTGGCACTTTGGATCGGGGGCAGGAGAGAGCCGGAGCCGTTGGAGACTTCAGTCTGGTCGATCATTGCACCTGCTGAGCTGCGCTACGACTACGGCTTCGGTGGCTTGACGATATCTCCGGATGGAAAGCGCATCGCATTCCTCGGCCGTTCTGAAGACGCAAACACCCGTATCTGGATTCGGAGATCCGATGCTCTGGAGCCCCGTCGGCTGCAGGGAACCGAGGGGGCTGTGGCCCCATTCTGGTCCCCCGACAGTCGTTCCGTCGCGTTCTTTGCGGATGGAAAGCTCAAGCGGATCGACGCCGACGGAGGGCCTGCGCAGGTTCTGGCGGACGCCCTCCAGCCGCGGGGTGGAACCTGGGGGCCTGATGGCACCATCGTCTTCTGCCCTGCCTATGCCGAGCTCCATACCCTTTCTCTGTCAGGTGGAGGAGCAAAACCGCTGACGAAGCTTCGTGAGGGGGAGACGAATCATCGGTGGCCGGTGTTCCTGTCGGACGGAAGGCATCTGCTTTACCTTGCGCAGGCTGCGGATCGAGGGGCAGCCAATGACCAGAGCGCGATATACGTGCTGGACGTCGAGTCGGGTAAGGAGAAACGGCTGATCGAGGTCAACAGCGCACCCATATGGTCCTCTGCCGGATACCTTCTGTTCTGGAAGGAAGGATACCTTCTGGCGCAGAGGCTCGACGTCGAGCGGCTGGAGCTGCGGGGGCAGCCATTCCCGGTTGCGGAGGGTGTCGATTACACGAATTGGGAGTATCCAGTTGCCGCCGTCTCCGACACGGGAACGCTCGTGTACCACACCGCCAGCGGAGCCGGCCAATCGGAACTGGTGTGGTACGACCGGGGCGGGACTCCCATCGAGACCGTGCTCCGGGAGGGAACGGATTTTGGATTCGCGCTCTCGAGTGACGACCGCAGGATCGTCTTCATGATCGTGAATGACCGCTCCGCGGGTGCCGATCTCTGGATCCGGGATCTGGAAAGGAAGACGCAGAGCCGTCTGACGTTTCAGGCGGGCGACGAGTTTCGGCCGTTCTGGAGCACAGATGATGAGTGGATCTATTACGGTGGCTCCGAGGGGGGACACGATAATATCTATCGCAAACGGTCGAACGGCCTCGGCTCCCACGAGATGCTGCTCACCGAGGCCTGGCCCCAGGACATATTTCCGGACGGGGATAAGCTCCTGATCACGGTGCTCGATCGGGAGAATGGAGCCGAGGATATCGCCATTGCTTCGATCGAAACGGGGAAGACGGAGCCTCTGATCGCAACGCCGTTCGAGGAGTCTCAGGCGAGGCTCTCTCCCGATGCTAGATATCTCGTCTACACATCGATGGAGTCTGGTGTACCGGAGGTTTACGTGCAATCTCTGGAGAAGGGAGGGAAGTGGCAGCTTTCAACGATTGGGGGGGTATGGCCTCTCTGGATCGGAGACGAGATTTTCTTCATGAATCCTCCGAGGACGGAATTGTGGGTGGTTCCTGTCTCCACCAATGCCGGGCTGGTGGTTGGTACGCCAGCGAAGCTGCTGGAGCTCCCTTTCATGCATGGAAGGTTGCGTCCGTACACGGTCTCGTCGGACGGTGGACGGATCCTGGCCGGTACTTTCGGTAGTACGGCGACGTCGAGTCCGCTGACGCTCGTCGAAAACTGGCACGTCCGTTACGAGGATCAGGCTCGATGA
- a CDS encoding serine/threonine-protein kinase: protein MISSGKLLGPYEIVDSLGAGGMGEVWRAKDTRLDREVAVKVLPSGFAENTAFLQRFEREAKAISSLNHPHICTLHDVGQADGTHYLVMELMEGESLADRLKRGPLPLHEVLRYGRQIASALDAAHRRGVIHRDLKPGNIMLTKSGAKLLDFGLAKSSGGQGVIEGLTSLPTEYKPLTQEGTILGTFQYMAPEQLEGTEADARTDIFALGAVLYEMATGRRAFQGGTKTSLIAAIVSQQPEPISDVTPMTPPALDHVVRRCLEKDPDDRWQSAHDIASELQWISEAGSQAGVGKAIQESRKSKRRLLGAAGLIGWLIAIAAISWALVERSKVEMTSRPFRAELVAPPEAGVAPVAVGNISISHDGSLILMLVDAGDDFMVAVRDLESGAVRTLEGTNGAIFPFWSPDGQWIGFFSDGRLKKVGSSGGAVQSLADAPQGRGGTWSSDGTIIFAPDIAGPLHAVPDSGGTARAVTRIDGERVTHRNPHILPGGRNVLFILRDNLADQYGSIAVASTGNLSQPRILVERASNPQYASGFLFWVREGNLLAQPFDPDSLELSASPKPIAEGIEYYNSRDMANYGVSGAGLIAWRRENRTTARLARYDWNGREVETFGEPGFLSIRDFSRDGRKVLLSREDGSRGGTDLWVMDLDRQQMTRATFTSSRRLVTGSFSPDGERIAISSSGGSRGWAGSSLWIQSASGSGEENRLLDSARFFVRQWSGDGRYLVGGIQETETGHDIGYLLIDEPEKLFKFVASPYDEYGVWLSPDGSWIAYGSAESGSYEIYLSDFPDGKRKWQISKGDSTGSAGWNLEGDALYYRSRSGFVRVRLTRDGDRLEPGTPELIELGTLPIIGEFKALGDSFITLATDGRDSEEPIRVIRNWQTLLGSAD from the coding sequence ATGATTTCCTCCGGTAAGCTGCTCGGTCCTTACGAGATCGTCGACTCGCTCGGTGCGGGTGGGATGGGTGAGGTGTGGCGTGCGAAGGATACGCGACTCGATCGCGAAGTTGCGGTCAAGGTGCTGCCGTCCGGTTTTGCTGAGAACACTGCATTCCTCCAGCGTTTCGAGCGGGAGGCGAAGGCCATTTCTTCGCTGAACCATCCGCACATTTGCACGCTCCATGACGTCGGACAGGCCGACGGGACGCACTATCTCGTGATGGAGCTGATGGAGGGGGAGTCGCTCGCGGACCGGCTGAAGAGGGGACCGCTTCCGCTTCACGAGGTGCTCAGGTACGGCCGGCAGATCGCATCGGCGCTCGACGCTGCCCACCGGCGAGGTGTGATCCATCGCGATCTGAAGCCGGGCAACATCATGCTGACCAAGTCGGGTGCCAAGCTTCTCGATTTCGGTCTCGCCAAATCGTCCGGAGGGCAGGGCGTCATCGAAGGTCTGACGAGTCTTCCGACGGAGTACAAACCGCTGACGCAGGAGGGCACGATCCTCGGGACGTTCCAGTACATGGCGCCGGAGCAGCTCGAGGGAACCGAGGCGGATGCGCGAACCGACATCTTCGCGCTCGGTGCGGTCCTGTACGAGATGGCGACGGGCCGTCGCGCGTTTCAGGGTGGGACGAAGACGAGTCTGATCGCGGCGATCGTCTCGCAGCAGCCGGAGCCGATCTCCGACGTAACACCGATGACACCACCGGCACTCGATCACGTCGTTCGGAGATGCCTCGAAAAAGATCCGGACGATCGCTGGCAGTCGGCGCACGACATCGCGAGCGAGCTGCAGTGGATCAGCGAAGCGGGATCACAGGCGGGTGTCGGCAAGGCGATCCAGGAATCACGGAAGTCGAAGCGGAGACTGCTCGGCGCTGCCGGTCTGATCGGGTGGCTCATCGCAATCGCTGCGATTTCATGGGCGCTCGTGGAGCGGTCGAAGGTCGAAATGACCTCCCGACCTTTTCGGGCCGAACTGGTCGCGCCGCCCGAAGCGGGGGTGGCCCCGGTCGCCGTTGGAAACATTTCGATCTCACACGATGGCTCTCTCATTCTGATGCTCGTGGACGCCGGGGATGATTTCATGGTGGCGGTCAGAGATCTGGAGTCAGGTGCCGTCAGGACGCTCGAGGGGACGAACGGCGCGATTTTCCCCTTCTGGTCTCCAGACGGGCAATGGATCGGATTCTTCTCCGATGGCCGGTTGAAAAAAGTCGGTAGCAGCGGCGGCGCAGTCCAGTCGCTCGCAGACGCTCCGCAGGGCCGCGGCGGCACCTGGAGCAGTGACGGAACGATCATCTTTGCGCCCGACATCGCCGGTCCACTGCACGCAGTGCCGGACTCGGGGGGGACGGCACGAGCGGTGACCCGGATCGACGGCGAGCGCGTCACCCACCGCAATCCTCACATCCTCCCCGGGGGGCGGAACGTCCTGTTCATTCTCAGGGACAACCTGGCTGACCAGTACGGTTCCATCGCAGTAGCGTCTACAGGCAACCTCTCCCAGCCGCGGATTCTGGTCGAGCGGGCATCGAACCCTCAGTATGCAAGCGGCTTTCTCTTCTGGGTCCGGGAGGGGAATCTGCTTGCACAGCCCTTCGATCCCGATTCACTGGAACTGTCGGCCTCACCAAAGCCGATCGCGGAAGGGATCGAGTACTACAACTCTCGAGACATGGCCAATTACGGGGTATCAGGAGCCGGTCTGATCGCCTGGAGGCGGGAGAATCGGACGACGGCTCGACTTGCGCGATACGACTGGAATGGTCGTGAAGTCGAGACCTTCGGCGAGCCTGGCTTCCTGTCGATCCGGGACTTCAGTCGAGACGGTCGAAAGGTGCTTCTCTCGAGAGAGGACGGCTCGCGAGGCGGAACTGATCTATGGGTCATGGACCTCGACCGACAGCAGATGACCCGAGCGACCTTCACTTCCAGCCGGCGTCTGGTCACCGGATCATTTTCGCCAGACGGCGAGCGTATCGCGATCTCGAGCTCCGGCGGCAGTCGTGGTTGGGCCGGTTCCTCGCTCTGGATCCAGTCCGCGTCCGGAAGTGGGGAAGAGAATCGTCTGCTCGACTCGGCGAGATTTTTCGTACGTCAATGGTCGGGAGACGGACGTTATCTCGTCGGAGGGATTCAGGAGACCGAGACCGGCCACGACATCGGCTATCTCCTCATTGACGAGCCGGAGAAGTTGTTCAAATTCGTCGCTTCCCCCTACGATGAATACGGAGTCTGGCTGTCTCCCGATGGGAGCTGGATCGCCTACGGTTCGGCCGAGTCAGGCAGTTACGAAATTTATCTCAGTGACTTTCCCGACGGGAAGCGGAAGTGGCAGATCAGTAAGGGCGATTCGACCGGAAGTGCAGGATGGAACCTCGAGGGGGATGCGCTCTACTATCGCTCTCGGTCTGGCTTCGTGAGAGTGCGGCTCACCCGGGATGGGGACCGGCTCGAGCCAGGCACACCCGAACTGATCGAGCTCGGGACACTTCCGATAATCGGGGAGTTCAAAGCTCTCGGAGACAGCTTCATCACGCTCGCGACGGACGGTCGAGACAGCGAAGAGCCGATCCGGGTGATTCGGAACTGGCAGACACTGCTCGGCTCAGCAGACTGA